The genomic stretch CATACAACAACTTCCCCACCGCCGCAGGCCTCGCATCCTCCGCATCCGGCTTCGCCGCCCTCGTCGCCTCCCTCGCCCAGCTCTACGCCCTCCCCGCGTCCCCCTCCACCCTCTCCCTCATCGCCCGCCAAGGCTCCGGCTCCGCATGCCGCTCCCTCTTCGGCGGCTTCGTCGCATGGGAAATGGGCGCCCTGCCCTCGGGCGAAGACTCCCTCGCCGTCGAGATCGCGCCCCGCGAGCACTGGCCGCAGATGCACGCCCTCATCTGCGTCGTCTCCGACGACAAAAAGGGGACCTCCTCAACGTCCGGCATGCAGCGCACCGTCGACACCTCGCCCTTACTCCAACACCGCATCGCACACGTCGTGCCACAGCGCATGGCAGCGATCTCCGACGCCATCCGCGCGCGGGACTTTGACACCTTCGCCCGGATCACCATGGCGGACTCGAACCAGTTCCACGCGGTCGCGCTCGACACCGAGCCGCCGATCTTCTACATGAACGACGTGTCCCGCGCGATCATCGCGCTGATCGTCGAGTACAACCGCCTGGCGCTCGCACAGGGGAAGGGGTACAAGGCGGCGTACACGTACGACGCGGGCCCGAACGCGGTGATCTATGCGCTCGAGGAGAATATCAAGGAGATCGCGCAGCTCGTGACGGCGTATTTCCCGCAGCGCGCGGGGGAGTTTAAGGATGTGTTGGGACTTTACGGGGACGCTGCGAAGGATATCAATTCGGAGGCCAAGGTCCCGGAGGGGTTCAATGAGGCTGTGGCGAAGCGCTTTGAGGTGGGCGCTGTAAAGGGCCTTATTCATACCCGTGTGGGCGATGGACCGCGCAGGCTCCCTGCTTCCGAGAGTCTCCTCGCGCCGAGTGGGTTGCCTAAAACACTTGCttaatttatttttcttttgctttgttAGAAATGGATATCtagatgtgatgtgatgtgaaaTTCAAAGTTGTAAACTAAACTAAATTGgagggaaagggagagggagaggggagggaggggtgtTATGATTACTTGTATCACTTTGTCGCTATTTAATGGCTTCGTAATCTGcaaaaataaacaaaaaaaaacaaagacgAATTTGTGCAGAATCCAGATAGAAGTCTGAGGCTGTCTATCGTCGAACATTTAGAATGCGAAAGAATGTGCGGGTGCGAGACTCCCGGCTCTGACTGTGGCTGGTCCACTCAGCACTGGAGGCTGGTTGACCGGTGCCCAGTGACTTGTTGTGCGTGTTTCCTTTCgttatttctttcttttgccttgtattttttgtctcttctcttctcttctcttttccttttttcctttttttcacttttcttATACCATTTATCTACGCGTATTCTCATCCTTCAAGAGTCAACACTGAATATTGggcacgagcacgagcatgGGCATGGGGATGGGCGCTTAATTGTCCGAACACGATTATTGGGTCGTATCGAGTTATCCCCGATTGTCAACCGTCAAGACTAAGACTAAGAGTCAAGAGTCAAGAGTCAAGCGTCAAGCGTCAAGTGTCAAGACTAAGAGTCAAGACTAAGAGTCAAGAGTCAAGAGTCAAGAGTCAAGAGTCAAGAGTCAAGAGTCAAGAGTCAAGAATCAGATTCCATATGGCACATAATCATTCAATATTCATTTCCCATCTTCAAATTGACCAAACCTCCAGCTTCAGCATGTGGTATTTGGGTACTACTATGTTAATTATGGCACTACCCTACCAGATATCGAAATACTACTACTACAGATTCAACGTAACTTTTAGTAGACACTATTTAGTATGAGCAGATTCGTCGGTATTACGAAGCTTTAATCGTAGTATAACCTACATGTAAAACACGTTCCATGACAGATGCAAGCTCAGATGCCTCCTCATTCATCCCTGCCGCGCTCTATCGGATGCACTGTGAGTTCAGCCCACCAACTTAAGGCAATATCAGCCATAGATAATACAAGcaaactaaaaaaaaaaaatatcaactGTGCTGTTTCTAGATTCAGCTGCGAACTGCCCCGCTTGAGTCCGAGTTCTCCAACTCAAATTGAGATACAGAATCGCTCAAGTAAGTAAGTTcgtctttttgtttttttgagTTGCTTGGAATGGGGATCGGAATCGTCTTTGAAGGTGAGGTTTTCATTCAGATCGAATGtaattgttgttgttgtcgcGTACATGCATTTTGAGCTTGCTGTTGAGGTCGACAAGGGTACTACTGTTTTGACAAACACGATCAGAGAGGATCAGAGTTCAAGTTTGGTTGAAATATTCCCAAATACACTGAAAAGTCTCTCATAGGACGCTGAATTGGCCAAAACCCAGACAAAGTTGGGATGCAAAGGCAACAAAAATATTTAGGTGGTGGGGCGCCAGTATTGGTTATTAATCTCAAGACATGTAGCGGGTCACCGGTCAAGGTTGGCAGGACTAAAATATGATAATAAACATCTCTCTTGGCCAGTTGATGCCGTGGTTCGATTTTGGAATAGCGCTGATGGCATTGGCACTAAGTCAGCATTGACAGCCGAATGGATAACGCCATGACCGCTATGAGCAGTCACTAACCGTTTCTGACTTTGATTTTATGACCGTCATCCTTGAGCTGACCGCCCACCACCAGTGATTCAATTTCAACGACAGTTAGACGCC from Psilocybe cubensis strain MGC-MH-2018 chromosome 2, whole genome shotgun sequence encodes the following:
- a CDS encoding Diphosphomevalonate decarboxylase, which translates into the protein MATVYEATASAPVNIAVIKYWGKRDTKLILPTNSSLSVTLDQDHLRSTTTSRADPSFTEDRLWLNGKVDEITPGSRLATCIAEMKRLRKETVEDKDPNAPKLSTYKVHIASYNNFPTAAGLASSASGFAALVASLAQLYALPASPSTLSLIARQGSGSACRSLFGGFVAWEMGALPSGEDSLAVEIAPREHWPQMHALICVVSDDKKGTSSTSGMQRTVDTSPLLQHRIAHVVPQRMAAISDAIRARDFDTFARITMADSNQFHAVALDTEPPIFYMNDVSRAIIALIVEYNRLALAQGKGYKAAYTYDAGPNAVIYALEENIKEIAQLVTAYFPQRAGEFKDVLGLYGDAAKDINSEAKVPEGFNEAVAKRFEVGAVKGLIHTRVGDGPRRLPASESLLAPSGLPKTLA